The Halichoerus grypus chromosome 9, mHalGry1.hap1.1, whole genome shotgun sequence genome has a window encoding:
- the SNRNP48 gene encoding U11/U12 small nuclear ribonucleoprotein 48 kDa protein, which translates to MEGEPPPVEERRRLQQELSGFVESCCRTLEEVTASLGWSLDRLDPGEEAAEDEVVICPYDSNHHMPKSSLAKHMVSCRLRKLGYTKEEEDQMYNSDFFYENVKIPSITLNKDSQFQIIKQARTAVGKDGDCYSQRIYSSLPVEVPLNHKRCVCDLTQADRLALYDFVMEETKKKRSDSQIIENDSDLFVDLAAKVNQDNSRKSPKSYLEILAEVRDYKRRRQSYRAKNVHITKKSYTEVIRDVINVHMEELSSHWQEEQERAEDDAEKNEERRSASVDSRQSGGSYLDAEYSRHRKDRSRSPHKRKRNKDKDKNWDSRRRKDRDGERHHSHKRRKQKI; encoded by the exons ATGGAGGGCGAGCCGCCCCCGGTGGAGGAACGGCGGCGGCTGCAGCAGGAGCTTAGCGGGTTCGTGGAGAGCTGCTGCCGGACGCTGGAGGAGGTGACGGCGTCCCTGGGCTGGAGCCTGGATCGGCTGGACCCCGGGGAGGAGGCGGCAGAG gaTGAAGTTGTGATATGTCCCTATGATTCCAATCATCACATGCCTAAATCATCTTTAGCAAAGCACATGGTGTCTTGCAGATTGAGGAAACTGGGCTATACCAAAGAAGAAGAG GATCAAATgtataattctgattttttctATGAGAATGTGAAGATACCTTCAATTACTCTGA ATAAGGACTCACAATTCCAGATAATTAAACAGGCTAGAACTGCAGTTGGAAAAGATGGTGATTGTTATAGTCAAA ggATTTATTCTTCATTACCTGTTGAAGTTCCTCTGAATCACAAACGGTGTGTTTGTGATTTAACCCAAGCTGATCGTCTTGCCCTCTATGATTTTGTAATGGAGGAGACGAAGAAAAAGCGCTCTGATTCACAGATTATTGAAAATGACAGTGATCTCTTTGTAGACTTGGCTGCCAAAGTCAATCAAG atAATAGTCGAAAAAGTCCAAAATCTTACCTTGAAATCCTGGCAGAAGTGAGAGATTATAAAAGAAGACGCCAGTCCTATAGAGCTAAGAATGTTCACATAACCAAGAAATCGTATACTGAG GTGATTCGTGATGTCATAAATGTGCACATGGAAGAACTCAGTAGTCATTGGCaagaagagcaagaaagagcaGAGGATGATGCTGAAAA GAATGAAGAAAGGCGATCAGCTTCAGTAGATTCACGGCAGTCTGGTGGAAGTTATTTGGATGCTGAGTATTCACGACATAGAAAGGATCGGAGTAGGAGCCCACATAAacgaaaaagaaataaagataaggaTAAAAACTGGGATTCGAGAAGAAGGAAAGACAG GGATGGGGAAAGACATCATAGTcataaaaggagaaagcaaaaaatataa